One genomic region from Anopheles bellator chromosome 2, idAnoBellAS_SP24_06.2, whole genome shotgun sequence encodes:
- the LOC131208096 gene encoding adult cuticle protein 1-like translates to MKCIVVAVMVALAVAAEGSAIASYAVPLAYSVPQTTVVQQNVAPKYVVADYHHTAYVDAPHVDAHYHGAHAYAHVPAVSYASSAVHPVAYAAPHAHVHAVAAHHLVQHEARYLAANRGAVHEAPLPGHAVNQQALNLEAAPGTH, encoded by the exons ATGAAG TGCATCGTTGTTGCAGTCATGGTCGCGCTGGCCGTTGCCGCCGAAGGAAGTGCCATCGCCTCGTACGCCGTCCCGCTGGCCTACTCTGTACCGCAGACCACGGTCGTCCAGCAGAACGTCGCCCCGAAGTACGTCGTGGCGGACTATCATCACACAGCTTACGTTGACGCACCCCACGTCGACGCCCATTACCACGGGGCCCATGCTTATGCTCATGTCCCGGCCGTGTCCTACGCCAGTTCTGCCGTCCACCCGGTGGCCTACGCTGCTCCACATGCCCACGTGCACGCCGTCGCTGCCCACCATCTGGTCCAGCACGAGGCTCGCTACCTGGCCGCGAACCGTGGCGCAGTCCATGAGGCACCGTTGCCCGGACACGCCGTAAACCAGCAGGCGCTGAACCTGGAAGCGGCACCGGGAACGCACTAA